The genomic region GGTGGCTGCGCCAGTGGAGGGCGTAGCGTTCAACACAATCCCGGACAGGAAAGCGCGATCCGTGGTGGACAACTCTACGTGATCGGCAAGGATGCTGCCGTCCGCCTGAGGTTTACCCGAGACTTCGAGGATTGCAGGAGGAGTAAGCCCCGACAGTCCTGATACGCCCTCGAACTGAGTTTGTGAGTTCACATTAATCGTGAAGTTGCGGCCATTGGCTCGCTGCAGCACAAAGGAATTCCCACTCGTATTGACGGATACGAGCGAGCCCCTCAAGTCATCGATGTGCGCGTCATCATCGTCGATTTTGAGATGGCGTATTCCCACATGCGGCGACACCACGCCGGTGATCTGACCATTAGCGTCCGTTTGCAAAGAATTTCGAAGATCGAAGTGAAAATTCAAACCACCGAGACCGGACTGGTCGACGGTTAGTGGCGAGCTAAAAATTACGCTCACTGTGTTGCTCGTCAACGTTCCATTGATGGTACCCACGGAAGCCGGAGTCGTGCTTAGATCCAGGAACGAAATCACAGGAGATGCGAGCGTCACACTGACGCTCTTATAGGTTCCCGGGGCGACTGAGTTGAGTGCGACCAGGGTTCGCAATCCGAGCAATTGTGAGAATTCAATGGTCGCTGGCTGGGTCAGCACCTGAACCGTGTTTGTACCATCCGACAGGGCGAGGCTGTTGAGCGTGATCCGGAACGACAAAACCGAAGGCAGCGGGGCGTCGCCGCCGGTCACGAAGATCATCGCAGACTGCGGCGAAGCCGGCTGGCTCATTTGTGAATTGCCGCCAGAGCACGATATAAGCCAAAGCGTGAGAGAAGAGATTCCTAAAATGGTAAAGAGCTTGCGCATACTTCCTCCTCCGAGCGTTGGGCACTCGGAAAATCGGGACTATTGAATCAGACGAATCGGCGCAAGTCGAAGCGAAAAACCCGTCTATCCTATCACGTGGAGTGCGCTTGCGTGATTAGTCATGCCGGACGGCAGGGTGTTTCGGCCCATCTTT from Terriglobales bacterium harbors:
- a CDS encoding DUF5666 domain-containing protein, which translates into the protein MRKLFTILGISSLTLWLISCSGGNSQMSQPASPQSAMIFVTGGDAPLPSVLSFRITLNSLALSDGTNTVQVLTQPATIEFSQLLGLRTLVALNSVAPGTYKSVSVTLASPVISFLDLSTTPASVGTINGTLTSNTVSVIFSSPLTVDQSGLGGLNFHFDLRNSLQTDANGQITGVVSPHVGIRHLKIDDDDAHIDDLRGSLVSVNTSGNSFVLQRANGRNFTINVNSQTQFEGVSGLSGLTPPAILEVSGKPQADGSILADHVELSTTDRAFLSGIVLNATPSTGAATSMTLLVRDEIPVLSGISPGVPATVKIAPTTEFDIARFRLPVSSMLFSASSLVLGQAIGVGGTVDTTTNPASFATRRIVLRPQGLQGKVNPNSVSVQSGNNGSFGLVANGFFGFLFNAPLKVMTSDLTRFRGVHSLSGLNNVTGNVEVVGLLLKDSSGNPVLVARVVQAEEEEEEGGHDDGDDNND